One stretch of Brachyhypopomus gauderio isolate BG-103 chromosome 8, BGAUD_0.2, whole genome shotgun sequence DNA includes these proteins:
- the slc44a2 gene encoding choline transporter-like protein 2 isoform X4, with amino-acid sequence MDLEEKKPEPKYGDTQKFDPNFKGPIHNRGCTDILCCIIFFLALLGYFAVGILAWTQGDPRKVIYPTDSMGKFCGQAGTPLEKKPFLFYFNIMKCASPLVLLEFQCPTTQICVEKCPNRFLTLTKAKLSTEATLLQYYSQYCKEGADLSQSVPEILMNRMCPALIIPSKPFTQRCLPALETKGGVVVIGNETIFVDGDVNINATDLLEASKKSNVVVEARQVAMRIFEDYTVSWPWIILGLVIAMLVSLVFIILLRLLAGIMVGVMITMVIAVIGYGIAHCYMQYASLRGQPGANITIKDLGLQTDFSVYLQIQQTWLAFMIILSIVEVVVIIILIFLRKRIMISIALLKEASRAIGHMMSSLFYPLLTFALLCLVIAYWAVTAVFLSTSSEPVYKVFNTSECEYSTDTCDPKTFNTSNVSAQCPDAECLFAFYGGETYYHKYLIFLQFYNLFLFFWCANFVTALGQVTLAGAFASYYWAFNKPDDIPARPICSSLGRALRYHTGSLAFGSLILSIVQVIRVILEYLEYHLKGAENRFAKFLLRCMGCCFWCLEKCIKFLNRNAYIMIAIYGKNFCTSAHEAFFLLMRNIVRVLVLDSVTDFLLFLGKLLIVGILGICSFFFFTRGIKPMEDAAPSLNYYWVPILTVVLGSYLIAHGFFSVYAMCVDTLFLCFLEDLERNDGSAERPYLMSQALLNTIKKSNEKTKTAWSAE; translated from the exons ATGGatctagaagaaaaaaaacctgagCCTAAATATG GTGACACGCAGAAATTTGACCCTAATTTTAAAGGCCCCATTCATAACAG GGGCTGCACAGATATTCTCTGTTGTATCATCTTCTTCCTGGCACTGCTGGGCTACTTTGCAGTGGGAATTCTGG CATGGACTCAGGGTGATCCACGGAAAGTGATCTACCCTACAGACAGTATGGGGAAGTTCTGTGGGCAGGCAGGCACTCCACTGGA GAAGAAGCCTTTCCTGTTTTACTTCAACATTATGAAGTGTGCCAGTCCACTGGTACTGCTGGAGTTCCAGTGCCCCACCACCCAG aTCTGTGTGGAGAAGTGTCCAAATCGGTTCCTGACATTAACGAAGGCCAAACTCAGTACAGAAGCGACATTACTACAGTACTACTCCCAGTACTGCAAGGAGGGAGCAGACCTCAGTCAG TCGGTCCCTGAAATCCTGATGAACAGAATGTGTCCAGCGTTGATTATTCCCAGCAAACCTT ttaCACAACGGTGCCTCCCAGCCCTGGAAACAAAGGGTGgtgttgttgtgataggcaatGAAACAATCTTCGTAGATGGAGACGTCAACATAAATGCCACAGATCTCCTGGAAGCATCAAA GAAGTCCAACGTGGTTGTGGAGGCTCGCCAGGTGGCTATGAGAATCTTTGAGGATTACACTGTGTCCTGGCCCTGGATCATACT tgggtTGGTGATTGCCATGCTTGTGAGCCTGGTCTTCATCATTCTCTTGCGTCTGCTGGCCGGGATCATGGTTGGGGTCATGATCACCATGGTCATCGCTGTCATTGGCTACG GGATTGCACACTGCTACATGCAGTATGCCAGCCTGCGTGGACAGCCTGGTGCTAATATCACCATCAAGGACCTGGGTCTCCAGACAGACTTCTCCGTGTACCTGCAGATTCAGCAGACCTGGCTGGCTTTCA TGATCATCCTGTCCATCGTGGAGGTGGTTGTCATCATTATCCTCATCTTCCTCAGGAAGAGAATTATGATAAGCATTGCTCTGCTTAAAGAAGCTAGCAG GGCTATCGGTCACATGATGTCATCACTCTTCTACCCTCTGCTGACCTTTGCCCTCCTGTGTCTGGTGATTGCGTACTGGGCCGTCACTGCAGT CTTTCTGTCAACCTCCAGTGAGCCTGTCTACAAGGTTTTCAACACCAGTGAATGTGAATATTCTACAGACACCTGTGATCCTAAG ACGTTCAACACCAGTAATGTCTCTGCCCAGTGTCCCGACGCAGAGTGCCTGTTCGCCTTCTACGGTGGTGAGACCTACTACCACAAGTACCTGATTTTTCTCCAGTTCTACAACCTGTTCCTGTTTTTCTGGTGTGCCAACTTCGTGACGGCGCTGGGTCAGGTCACCCTGGCGGGGGCTTTTGCCTCCTACTACTGGGCCTTCAACAAACCAGACGACATCCCAGCACGCCCCATCTGTTCCTCGCTCGGTAGAGCTCTacg GTATCACACGGGCTCCTTGGCCTTTGGCTCCCTCATCCTTTCTATTGTGCAGGTGATCCGGGTGATTCTGGAGTACCTGGAGTACCACCTGAAAG GTGCTGAAAACAGATTTGCCAAGTTCCTCCTGAGGTGTATGGGCTGTTGCTTCTGGTGTCTGGAGAAATGCATCAAATTCCTCAACAGAAATGCTTACATCATG ATCGCCATTTATGGTAAAAACTTCTGCACGTCTGCTCATGAAGCTTTCTTCCTCCTGATGAGAAACATTGTTCG agTGTTGGTCTTGGACAGTGTGACTGACTTCCTGTTGTTTTTGGGCAAGCTTCTCATTGTTGGGATACTTG GAATctgctccttcttcttcttcacacGGGGGATAAAGCCCATGGAGGACGCTGCACCTTCTCTCAACTACTACTGGGTTCCAATTCTG ACGGTGGTGCTTGGCTCGTATCTCATCGCCCATGGCTTTTTCAGTGTCTATGCCATGTGTGTGGACACACTCTTCCTCTGCTTCT TGGAAGATCTGGAGCGCAACGATGGGTCGGCAGAGAGACCCTACCTAATGTCTCAGGCCCTCCTCAACACTATCAAGAAGTCCAACGAGAAGACCAAAACAGCCTGGAGCGCAGAATAA
- the slc44a2 gene encoding choline transporter-like protein 2 isoform X2: MDLEEKKPEPKYGDTQKFDPNFKGPIHNRGCTDILCCIIFFLALLGYFAVGILAWTQGDPRKVIYPTDSMGKFCGQAGTPLEKKPFLFYFNIMKCASPLVLLEFQCPTTQICVEKCPNRFLTLTKAKLSTEATLLQYYSQYCKEGADLSQSVPEILMNRMCPALIIPSKPFTQRCLPALETKGGVVVIGNETIFVDGDVNINATDLLEASKKSNVVVEARQVAMRIFEDYTVSWPWIILGLVIAMLVSLVFIILLRLLAGIMVGVMITMVIAVIGYGIAHCYMQYASLRGQPGANITIKDLGLQTDFSVYLQIQQTWLAFMIILSIVEVVVIIILIFLRKRIMISIALLKEASRAIGHMMSSLFYPLLTFALLCLVIAYWAVTAVFLSTSSEPVYKVFNTSECEYSTDTCDPKTFNTSNVSAQCPDAECLFAFYGGETYYHKYLIFLQFYNLFLFFWCANFVTALGQVTLAGAFASYYWAFNKPDDIPARPICSSLGRALRYHTGSLAFGSLILSIVQVIRVILEYLEYHLKGAENRFAKFLLRCMGCCFWCLEKCIKFLNRNAYIMIAIYGKNFCTSAHEAFFLLMRNIVRVLVLDSVTDFLLFLGKLLIVGILGICSFFFFTRGIKPMEDAAPSLNYYWVPILTVVLGSYLIAHGFFSVYAMCVDTLFLCFCEDLERNNGSSDRPYLMSPQLHDILTMSKSTDDVDHTSTPPAGIREDVPLQENGEVQLRQQDVLKQDNEEETPLTQEAQQEEPEAPSSQEVVVLEVVDEEEEKADDEEVPPPPHETPQDTAHQNGPHSIDIKETEDPEQQEELQVQVEVQQGAAEPEPPKPQENGPQESDTPFTPEP, from the exons ATGGatctagaagaaaaaaaacctgagCCTAAATATG GTGACACGCAGAAATTTGACCCTAATTTTAAAGGCCCCATTCATAACAG GGGCTGCACAGATATTCTCTGTTGTATCATCTTCTTCCTGGCACTGCTGGGCTACTTTGCAGTGGGAATTCTGG CATGGACTCAGGGTGATCCACGGAAAGTGATCTACCCTACAGACAGTATGGGGAAGTTCTGTGGGCAGGCAGGCACTCCACTGGA GAAGAAGCCTTTCCTGTTTTACTTCAACATTATGAAGTGTGCCAGTCCACTGGTACTGCTGGAGTTCCAGTGCCCCACCACCCAG aTCTGTGTGGAGAAGTGTCCAAATCGGTTCCTGACATTAACGAAGGCCAAACTCAGTACAGAAGCGACATTACTACAGTACTACTCCCAGTACTGCAAGGAGGGAGCAGACCTCAGTCAG TCGGTCCCTGAAATCCTGATGAACAGAATGTGTCCAGCGTTGATTATTCCCAGCAAACCTT ttaCACAACGGTGCCTCCCAGCCCTGGAAACAAAGGGTGgtgttgttgtgataggcaatGAAACAATCTTCGTAGATGGAGACGTCAACATAAATGCCACAGATCTCCTGGAAGCATCAAA GAAGTCCAACGTGGTTGTGGAGGCTCGCCAGGTGGCTATGAGAATCTTTGAGGATTACACTGTGTCCTGGCCCTGGATCATACT tgggtTGGTGATTGCCATGCTTGTGAGCCTGGTCTTCATCATTCTCTTGCGTCTGCTGGCCGGGATCATGGTTGGGGTCATGATCACCATGGTCATCGCTGTCATTGGCTACG GGATTGCACACTGCTACATGCAGTATGCCAGCCTGCGTGGACAGCCTGGTGCTAATATCACCATCAAGGACCTGGGTCTCCAGACAGACTTCTCCGTGTACCTGCAGATTCAGCAGACCTGGCTGGCTTTCA TGATCATCCTGTCCATCGTGGAGGTGGTTGTCATCATTATCCTCATCTTCCTCAGGAAGAGAATTATGATAAGCATTGCTCTGCTTAAAGAAGCTAGCAG GGCTATCGGTCACATGATGTCATCACTCTTCTACCCTCTGCTGACCTTTGCCCTCCTGTGTCTGGTGATTGCGTACTGGGCCGTCACTGCAGT CTTTCTGTCAACCTCCAGTGAGCCTGTCTACAAGGTTTTCAACACCAGTGAATGTGAATATTCTACAGACACCTGTGATCCTAAG ACGTTCAACACCAGTAATGTCTCTGCCCAGTGTCCCGACGCAGAGTGCCTGTTCGCCTTCTACGGTGGTGAGACCTACTACCACAAGTACCTGATTTTTCTCCAGTTCTACAACCTGTTCCTGTTTTTCTGGTGTGCCAACTTCGTGACGGCGCTGGGTCAGGTCACCCTGGCGGGGGCTTTTGCCTCCTACTACTGGGCCTTCAACAAACCAGACGACATCCCAGCACGCCCCATCTGTTCCTCGCTCGGTAGAGCTCTacg GTATCACACGGGCTCCTTGGCCTTTGGCTCCCTCATCCTTTCTATTGTGCAGGTGATCCGGGTGATTCTGGAGTACCTGGAGTACCACCTGAAAG GTGCTGAAAACAGATTTGCCAAGTTCCTCCTGAGGTGTATGGGCTGTTGCTTCTGGTGTCTGGAGAAATGCATCAAATTCCTCAACAGAAATGCTTACATCATG ATCGCCATTTATGGTAAAAACTTCTGCACGTCTGCTCATGAAGCTTTCTTCCTCCTGATGAGAAACATTGTTCG agTGTTGGTCTTGGACAGTGTGACTGACTTCCTGTTGTTTTTGGGCAAGCTTCTCATTGTTGGGATACTTG GAATctgctccttcttcttcttcacacGGGGGATAAAGCCCATGGAGGACGCTGCACCTTCTCTCAACTACTACTGGGTTCCAATTCTG ACGGTGGTGCTTGGCTCGTATCTCATCGCCCATGGCTTTTTCAGTGTCTATGCCATGTGTGTGGACACACTCTTCCTCTGCTTCT GTGAGGACTTAGAAAGGAACAACGGATCGTCAGATAGGCCGTATCTTATGTCACCGCAGCTGCATGATATTCTGACTATGAGCAAGTCGACAGACGATGTCGATCACACATCTACGCCGCCCGCGGGAATAAGGGAGGACGTCCCGCTGCAGGAGAACGGGGAGGTTCAGCTGAGGCAGCAGGACGTTCTCAAACAGGACAATGAGGAGGAGACGCCACTGACCCAGGAGGCTCAGCAGGAGGAGCCCGAAGCCCCCAGTTCCCAGGAGGtggttgtgttggaggtggtgGACGAAGAAGAGGAGAAAGCCGATGACGAAGAAGTACCGCCACCGCCACATGAGACGCCTCAAGACACGGCGCATCAAAACGGCCCTCACAGCATCGACATTAAGGAGACGGAAGATCCCGAGCAACAGGAAGAGCTGCAGGTACAGGTGGaggtccagcagggggcagcagagcCAGAGCCACCCAAGCCCCAGGAGAACGGCCCTCAGGAGAGCGACACCCCATTCACCCCCGAGCCGTAG
- the slc44a2 gene encoding choline transporter-like protein 2 isoform X3 has protein sequence MGRNQANGKLMENKPNGDTQKFDPNFKGPIHNRGCTDILCCIIFFLALLGYFAVGILAWTQGDPRKVIYPTDSMGKFCGQAGTPLEKKPFLFYFNIMKCASPLVLLEFQCPTTQICVEKCPNRFLTLTKAKLSTEATLLQYYSQYCKEGADLSQSVPEILMNRMCPALIIPSKPFTQRCLPALETKGGVVVIGNETIFVDGDVNINATDLLEASKKSNVVVEARQVAMRIFEDYTVSWPWIILGLVIAMLVSLVFIILLRLLAGIMVGVMITMVIAVIGYGIAHCYMQYASLRGQPGANITIKDLGLQTDFSVYLQIQQTWLAFMIILSIVEVVVIIILIFLRKRIMISIALLKEASRAIGHMMSSLFYPLLTFALLCLVIAYWAVTAVFLSTSSEPVYKVFNTSECEYSTDTCDPKTFNTSNVSAQCPDAECLFAFYGGETYYHKYLIFLQFYNLFLFFWCANFVTALGQVTLAGAFASYYWAFNKPDDIPARPICSSLGRALRYHTGSLAFGSLILSIVQVIRVILEYLEYHLKGAENRFAKFLLRCMGCCFWCLEKCIKFLNRNAYIMIAIYGKNFCTSAHEAFFLLMRNIVRVLVLDSVTDFLLFLGKLLIVGILGICSFFFFTRGIKPMEDAAPSLNYYWVPILTVVLGSYLIAHGFFSVYAMCVDTLFLCFLEDLERNDGSAERPYLMSQALLNTIKKSNEKTKTAWSAE, from the exons ATGGGAAGAAATCAAGCCAATGGAAAACTCATGGAAAACAAGCCCAATG GTGACACGCAGAAATTTGACCCTAATTTTAAAGGCCCCATTCATAACAG GGGCTGCACAGATATTCTCTGTTGTATCATCTTCTTCCTGGCACTGCTGGGCTACTTTGCAGTGGGAATTCTGG CATGGACTCAGGGTGATCCACGGAAAGTGATCTACCCTACAGACAGTATGGGGAAGTTCTGTGGGCAGGCAGGCACTCCACTGGA GAAGAAGCCTTTCCTGTTTTACTTCAACATTATGAAGTGTGCCAGTCCACTGGTACTGCTGGAGTTCCAGTGCCCCACCACCCAG aTCTGTGTGGAGAAGTGTCCAAATCGGTTCCTGACATTAACGAAGGCCAAACTCAGTACAGAAGCGACATTACTACAGTACTACTCCCAGTACTGCAAGGAGGGAGCAGACCTCAGTCAG TCGGTCCCTGAAATCCTGATGAACAGAATGTGTCCAGCGTTGATTATTCCCAGCAAACCTT ttaCACAACGGTGCCTCCCAGCCCTGGAAACAAAGGGTGgtgttgttgtgataggcaatGAAACAATCTTCGTAGATGGAGACGTCAACATAAATGCCACAGATCTCCTGGAAGCATCAAA GAAGTCCAACGTGGTTGTGGAGGCTCGCCAGGTGGCTATGAGAATCTTTGAGGATTACACTGTGTCCTGGCCCTGGATCATACT tgggtTGGTGATTGCCATGCTTGTGAGCCTGGTCTTCATCATTCTCTTGCGTCTGCTGGCCGGGATCATGGTTGGGGTCATGATCACCATGGTCATCGCTGTCATTGGCTACG GGATTGCACACTGCTACATGCAGTATGCCAGCCTGCGTGGACAGCCTGGTGCTAATATCACCATCAAGGACCTGGGTCTCCAGACAGACTTCTCCGTGTACCTGCAGATTCAGCAGACCTGGCTGGCTTTCA TGATCATCCTGTCCATCGTGGAGGTGGTTGTCATCATTATCCTCATCTTCCTCAGGAAGAGAATTATGATAAGCATTGCTCTGCTTAAAGAAGCTAGCAG GGCTATCGGTCACATGATGTCATCACTCTTCTACCCTCTGCTGACCTTTGCCCTCCTGTGTCTGGTGATTGCGTACTGGGCCGTCACTGCAGT CTTTCTGTCAACCTCCAGTGAGCCTGTCTACAAGGTTTTCAACACCAGTGAATGTGAATATTCTACAGACACCTGTGATCCTAAG ACGTTCAACACCAGTAATGTCTCTGCCCAGTGTCCCGACGCAGAGTGCCTGTTCGCCTTCTACGGTGGTGAGACCTACTACCACAAGTACCTGATTTTTCTCCAGTTCTACAACCTGTTCCTGTTTTTCTGGTGTGCCAACTTCGTGACGGCGCTGGGTCAGGTCACCCTGGCGGGGGCTTTTGCCTCCTACTACTGGGCCTTCAACAAACCAGACGACATCCCAGCACGCCCCATCTGTTCCTCGCTCGGTAGAGCTCTacg GTATCACACGGGCTCCTTGGCCTTTGGCTCCCTCATCCTTTCTATTGTGCAGGTGATCCGGGTGATTCTGGAGTACCTGGAGTACCACCTGAAAG GTGCTGAAAACAGATTTGCCAAGTTCCTCCTGAGGTGTATGGGCTGTTGCTTCTGGTGTCTGGAGAAATGCATCAAATTCCTCAACAGAAATGCTTACATCATG ATCGCCATTTATGGTAAAAACTTCTGCACGTCTGCTCATGAAGCTTTCTTCCTCCTGATGAGAAACATTGTTCG agTGTTGGTCTTGGACAGTGTGACTGACTTCCTGTTGTTTTTGGGCAAGCTTCTCATTGTTGGGATACTTG GAATctgctccttcttcttcttcacacGGGGGATAAAGCCCATGGAGGACGCTGCACCTTCTCTCAACTACTACTGGGTTCCAATTCTG ACGGTGGTGCTTGGCTCGTATCTCATCGCCCATGGCTTTTTCAGTGTCTATGCCATGTGTGTGGACACACTCTTCCTCTGCTTCT TGGAAGATCTGGAGCGCAACGATGGGTCGGCAGAGAGACCCTACCTAATGTCTCAGGCCCTCCTCAACACTATCAAGAAGTCCAACGAGAAGACCAAAACAGCCTGGAGCGCAGAATAA
- the slc44a2 gene encoding choline transporter-like protein 2 isoform X1, with translation MGRNQANGKLMENKPNGDTQKFDPNFKGPIHNRGCTDILCCIIFFLALLGYFAVGILAWTQGDPRKVIYPTDSMGKFCGQAGTPLEKKPFLFYFNIMKCASPLVLLEFQCPTTQICVEKCPNRFLTLTKAKLSTEATLLQYYSQYCKEGADLSQSVPEILMNRMCPALIIPSKPFTQRCLPALETKGGVVVIGNETIFVDGDVNINATDLLEASKKSNVVVEARQVAMRIFEDYTVSWPWIILGLVIAMLVSLVFIILLRLLAGIMVGVMITMVIAVIGYGIAHCYMQYASLRGQPGANITIKDLGLQTDFSVYLQIQQTWLAFMIILSIVEVVVIIILIFLRKRIMISIALLKEASRAIGHMMSSLFYPLLTFALLCLVIAYWAVTAVFLSTSSEPVYKVFNTSECEYSTDTCDPKTFNTSNVSAQCPDAECLFAFYGGETYYHKYLIFLQFYNLFLFFWCANFVTALGQVTLAGAFASYYWAFNKPDDIPARPICSSLGRALRYHTGSLAFGSLILSIVQVIRVILEYLEYHLKGAENRFAKFLLRCMGCCFWCLEKCIKFLNRNAYIMIAIYGKNFCTSAHEAFFLLMRNIVRVLVLDSVTDFLLFLGKLLIVGILGICSFFFFTRGIKPMEDAAPSLNYYWVPILTVVLGSYLIAHGFFSVYAMCVDTLFLCFCEDLERNNGSSDRPYLMSPQLHDILTMSKSTDDVDHTSTPPAGIREDVPLQENGEVQLRQQDVLKQDNEEETPLTQEAQQEEPEAPSSQEVVVLEVVDEEEEKADDEEVPPPPHETPQDTAHQNGPHSIDIKETEDPEQQEELQVQVEVQQGAAEPEPPKPQENGPQESDTPFTPEP, from the exons ATGGGAAGAAATCAAGCCAATGGAAAACTCATGGAAAACAAGCCCAATG GTGACACGCAGAAATTTGACCCTAATTTTAAAGGCCCCATTCATAACAG GGGCTGCACAGATATTCTCTGTTGTATCATCTTCTTCCTGGCACTGCTGGGCTACTTTGCAGTGGGAATTCTGG CATGGACTCAGGGTGATCCACGGAAAGTGATCTACCCTACAGACAGTATGGGGAAGTTCTGTGGGCAGGCAGGCACTCCACTGGA GAAGAAGCCTTTCCTGTTTTACTTCAACATTATGAAGTGTGCCAGTCCACTGGTACTGCTGGAGTTCCAGTGCCCCACCACCCAG aTCTGTGTGGAGAAGTGTCCAAATCGGTTCCTGACATTAACGAAGGCCAAACTCAGTACAGAAGCGACATTACTACAGTACTACTCCCAGTACTGCAAGGAGGGAGCAGACCTCAGTCAG TCGGTCCCTGAAATCCTGATGAACAGAATGTGTCCAGCGTTGATTATTCCCAGCAAACCTT ttaCACAACGGTGCCTCCCAGCCCTGGAAACAAAGGGTGgtgttgttgtgataggcaatGAAACAATCTTCGTAGATGGAGACGTCAACATAAATGCCACAGATCTCCTGGAAGCATCAAA GAAGTCCAACGTGGTTGTGGAGGCTCGCCAGGTGGCTATGAGAATCTTTGAGGATTACACTGTGTCCTGGCCCTGGATCATACT tgggtTGGTGATTGCCATGCTTGTGAGCCTGGTCTTCATCATTCTCTTGCGTCTGCTGGCCGGGATCATGGTTGGGGTCATGATCACCATGGTCATCGCTGTCATTGGCTACG GGATTGCACACTGCTACATGCAGTATGCCAGCCTGCGTGGACAGCCTGGTGCTAATATCACCATCAAGGACCTGGGTCTCCAGACAGACTTCTCCGTGTACCTGCAGATTCAGCAGACCTGGCTGGCTTTCA TGATCATCCTGTCCATCGTGGAGGTGGTTGTCATCATTATCCTCATCTTCCTCAGGAAGAGAATTATGATAAGCATTGCTCTGCTTAAAGAAGCTAGCAG GGCTATCGGTCACATGATGTCATCACTCTTCTACCCTCTGCTGACCTTTGCCCTCCTGTGTCTGGTGATTGCGTACTGGGCCGTCACTGCAGT CTTTCTGTCAACCTCCAGTGAGCCTGTCTACAAGGTTTTCAACACCAGTGAATGTGAATATTCTACAGACACCTGTGATCCTAAG ACGTTCAACACCAGTAATGTCTCTGCCCAGTGTCCCGACGCAGAGTGCCTGTTCGCCTTCTACGGTGGTGAGACCTACTACCACAAGTACCTGATTTTTCTCCAGTTCTACAACCTGTTCCTGTTTTTCTGGTGTGCCAACTTCGTGACGGCGCTGGGTCAGGTCACCCTGGCGGGGGCTTTTGCCTCCTACTACTGGGCCTTCAACAAACCAGACGACATCCCAGCACGCCCCATCTGTTCCTCGCTCGGTAGAGCTCTacg GTATCACACGGGCTCCTTGGCCTTTGGCTCCCTCATCCTTTCTATTGTGCAGGTGATCCGGGTGATTCTGGAGTACCTGGAGTACCACCTGAAAG GTGCTGAAAACAGATTTGCCAAGTTCCTCCTGAGGTGTATGGGCTGTTGCTTCTGGTGTCTGGAGAAATGCATCAAATTCCTCAACAGAAATGCTTACATCATG ATCGCCATTTATGGTAAAAACTTCTGCACGTCTGCTCATGAAGCTTTCTTCCTCCTGATGAGAAACATTGTTCG agTGTTGGTCTTGGACAGTGTGACTGACTTCCTGTTGTTTTTGGGCAAGCTTCTCATTGTTGGGATACTTG GAATctgctccttcttcttcttcacacGGGGGATAAAGCCCATGGAGGACGCTGCACCTTCTCTCAACTACTACTGGGTTCCAATTCTG ACGGTGGTGCTTGGCTCGTATCTCATCGCCCATGGCTTTTTCAGTGTCTATGCCATGTGTGTGGACACACTCTTCCTCTGCTTCT GTGAGGACTTAGAAAGGAACAACGGATCGTCAGATAGGCCGTATCTTATGTCACCGCAGCTGCATGATATTCTGACTATGAGCAAGTCGACAGACGATGTCGATCACACATCTACGCCGCCCGCGGGAATAAGGGAGGACGTCCCGCTGCAGGAGAACGGGGAGGTTCAGCTGAGGCAGCAGGACGTTCTCAAACAGGACAATGAGGAGGAGACGCCACTGACCCAGGAGGCTCAGCAGGAGGAGCCCGAAGCCCCCAGTTCCCAGGAGGtggttgtgttggaggtggtgGACGAAGAAGAGGAGAAAGCCGATGACGAAGAAGTACCGCCACCGCCACATGAGACGCCTCAAGACACGGCGCATCAAAACGGCCCTCACAGCATCGACATTAAGGAGACGGAAGATCCCGAGCAACAGGAAGAGCTGCAGGTACAGGTGGaggtccagcagggggcagcagagcCAGAGCCACCCAAGCCCCAGGAGAACGGCCCTCAGGAGAGCGACACCCCATTCACCCCCGAGCCGTAG